The Asticcacaulis excentricus CB 48 genome includes a window with the following:
- a CDS encoding ThuA domain-containing protein, with translation MQRRTFLLTTGASLLTPALSRADSQYRLLVLAMPSKYHYEYIPVARDSFERLSKLYAFELNWTHAASSLEQDLSAYAAVVLLNTPVEDLNPAQRAGFEAYMTGGGNAMIVHRAAIALPVESWPWYEKLVGRTVGVHPMLQTGVVTVVDKGFPATFGLPERWIWSDEFYTTTNPFQVPIHPVLNVDESSYDPRKIWPGQVSEPMGKDHPIAWYHRPHKGRVFVTTLGHTVEMYRDPTYLTHLLGGIYWTATGLGQVS, from the coding sequence ATGCAACGCCGGACCTTTCTGCTCACCACCGGGGCTTCTCTGCTGACGCCTGCCCTCAGTCGGGCCGACAGTCAGTACCGGTTGCTGGTTCTGGCCATGCCCAGCAAGTACCATTACGAATATATTCCCGTGGCGCGCGACAGCTTTGAACGCCTGTCGAAGCTCTATGCCTTTGAGCTCAACTGGACGCACGCGGCGTCGAGTCTGGAACAAGACCTCAGCGCTTACGCCGCCGTTGTGCTGCTAAATACGCCGGTCGAAGACCTCAACCCCGCCCAGCGTGCAGGCTTTGAGGCCTATATGACCGGCGGTGGCAATGCTATGATCGTGCACCGCGCCGCCATCGCCCTGCCCGTGGAAAGCTGGCCATGGTACGAAAAGCTGGTCGGGCGCACGGTCGGCGTGCACCCCATGCTGCAAACCGGCGTGGTGACGGTCGTGGACAAGGGGTTTCCCGCCACCTTCGGCCTGCCGGAGCGCTGGATCTGGAGCGACGAATTCTACACCACGACCAACCCGTTTCAGGTGCCGATCCATCCTGTACTGAACGTCGATGAGTCGAGCTATGACCCGCGCAAGATCTGGCCCGGTCAGGTCTCGGAGCCCATGGGCAAGGATCATCCGATCGCCTGGTACCACCGCCCGCACAAGGGCCGCGTCTTCGTAACCACGCTGGGTCATACGGTCGAAATGTACCGCGACCCGACCTATCTGACGCACCTTTTGGGGGGTATCTACTGGACGGCGACCGGCCTCGGTCAGGTAAGCTAA